TTCTCCGACAAACGAAGGCACATTATTGTTCCGATCGTTGTCTCGATCGGACCTGTATATTGCTCCATTCGCGATTAGTAGGTACTTACACATACACAAACAGATACACGTACAAACACACACAGAGATACACAtactctcacacacacacaatctTCAGCTCTCATTGCATTTGTACAAAGCTGCTTTCTACCGATGCATCCCCTTTCTATCGTTCTTATTTTTCTTCGTCGATCTTGTTCATTGTTCTCCATCTCTCGTTGCCGATTAATCCATTCTCATATTTTCGTTGGTGAACGTTTTATTTATACACTTCGAGGGACTGCGTTGCTCCAGTTTGAGATAACCCCCCCCCCCAGCCTTGCCTCCCTAGACATCGCCACGCCCCTGGCCCTTCCACACCTCCCCACTATTACTCACTCGCCCGCCCAACCGAGTAACAAGTTTTCTCACGCGAGAAAAACCGACGCGCAGAGCGGGACGACCCGAGTATCAATTTAATTTGATCCGTATAACATTAGCCGATATTATCGATATCTAATGTTTTCCGACGATCCTGTACGCCAAATCGAATTGACTTGTTACATTTGTAAATGTTTGTAAGTACTATCACGTAATAAAATAATCGATTAAATAATCACCGAACCCGCCCCTTCTCTGTTGAACGCTCCTCCGTCTCCTCACCTCGGAACATGGATCACAAATTTACTTGAACTACACATTTATTTCGAAATACGCAACTTATGTATTTATATTAATCCTTATTATGGAAATGGGCTCGATCCTAGAGGATTCTTCGAGCTAACTTCGGTGTgtgaatattattaaaaaattgaaaaatacgacaGAGCAGTTATTACAGAATTAACCATATTTATTTTCGAGCGTGTGCAGGTGTATCAGACTTTGTTCATTAACTTTGCGGCGGTGTATCCGGGTTATCTACTTCGACGCCTGTTTTCCCGTGCGCTTTCAATATGGTACTTTCTATTTCCTGTTTCTGCGCCTGCAGCTTCTCGTAAACTAGCAGCGCGTGATCGATGTCTTTCCTATTCGTGGAATCTAGTTTAGCGTAGTTTCTTACAACCGTTATTTCGTCCTCGTACGGAGCTGATGGGGCCGATACAGCTGTCGGATAGAAGATATGATAGAGCTTTATCAGAGCTGCAGCTTCATCTAGCCTCTCGCCGTGAATTACATCGATCAGCAAGTTGTCGATCTTCCTCTCCCAAGCTAGATGGAACGCTAAGGGACCGAAGTGCCTGGTGGATCTCAAGGGTTCGTATTTCCTCTTCGAATTCACATCTTCGTAAACTATCTTCGTGATTCTATGATATTCTGGATCGTTCGGCTCAAATTGTATGCAGGCACGGTCCAAAATGAATTCGTACTCCTCCCTCTCCAGTAAACTCTGCAAGCAAACAAATCGTTAGAGTACAGTATTATCCCACTTTAGTAGTATACTCTGAATAGTTGTATGCTTACTGCTAAATGCGGGTCGGAGAACATCCTCGGTGTGTCCAACTCCTTGCCAACCGTAGGAAAATATACCTGGTTCATCCTACTTCTCTCATTTGTAAATGCGTGTCGTAACGTACCGTCAAGTTCCCTGACAACTATCAGCCTCTCCTTATTGCTAACTCCGAAACTGATATCGGTGAACACATGCTTCACCGTGGACAAGCCCTCCAACTCAGGGTCCTTCGACACAACATTGAAAGACTCATCGGCCACCTTCACCACAGGTGGCATCTGCAATCGCAGGTTCatctttctttcatttttcttctCCATTTCTTTTAATTGTTCCGTGGTCATGAACTTGAAAACTGGATTTCTCAAAGGCGTTCCATCCCTACGCGATCGAAACACTTTAGCAGTCTCCGCGCGTGTTAGTTTCTTCAATATGTCCTGAACGTGAAAGCTGAAAAAGTATTTCTCAGGTTCCCGTTTCTCTGTGAAAATGTAAGTGCTTTTCTTAATGACAAACTTTATATAGACGACGGAAGAACATAACCTACAGACAACATGAAAAGGTCTATGTAGTAATACACGATAAGACAGTTGTCTTAAATCACCTGTTTCTTTGGCAACCGACGAACAAGAGCGACATATTACCGCAGGCCTTTTGTACAACGTTTCCAAAATCAAATTCGTCCGTGTGAACATCATATCCAATGTTTACAAAAACGTAACCACACGCACCGAACGCAAATGGTGGAACTTGTTACGTTACGACATCTACCTTGTTCTCGGACTTCTATATTATCGACccacaatttatttcgcttgtcgatatttatttaaaatactttaTTACAAACATCGGGAATACAGTTATGTACAGGAGTCAAGGTATCAGCCCCATAGTTACATTAGGGTCTATGGGGATCTATTAGGTCAATGCAAAAGTTCATGCCCGATTTCGTATTAAAACGAACTTTTGAACTGACCTGGTATAATTCAGAAGATTTGCAACGTGGGAATTCGATTATTTTTATATCAACTCGCGAACTTGAAAGATAGAAAAGAAGTCCTAAGATCAGACATAACATAATTTCGTGAATCTCCAAGTTGCAGACCCTCCCCCACGAGGAACCATAATACTATCTCATAAACGCTTCGCCGGGAATGGCGGAGCTCTTGTAGTCCTTCACGAAATTTCCGATGGCCTTCTTCAGGTCCCACTTGGCCTCCTCAATATAGGTCCTGCACCATTCGTCGTTCAACATTGTAATCTCGGCGAATTTGTTAAACAGTTCCATCTTCTCAGAGGAGCTGAAGCATGTTGGTACAAATTCGTCGTACGACATTTTGGCCTCGATGCTGGATGCAGGGATTTCCTTTACAGTCAGCTCGATAAAATACTGATCATTCAGTATATTATATTCATTGTCGTCGCCAGCTAACAGGACGAAGGTCCTGTTGAACGAGAGGACCTGCGGTTTGTTGTTCATGGTTTTAAATAAACCGCTGACCGAAATGGCGAAGCATATGCCGTCGTCGTAGAACAGATCACAAGTAAACGAACTTCTATCGTGACAGCACCTGGGCAACCTCTTCAGGCCGCCTAAAATATTATCCTGGCCGTAGTACAGGTGTTGTCTCTTTTTATTAAGGTCTCCAGCCTTCGTCAAGTTTCTACAAGCAGTGAACTGCGTCAGATTCCTCTTATGAGCCACAGCTCCGGGGATACCAGAGCTCATCGAGTAGAACGCGTTCTTATGATAAAGACCTCTAAGAACCGCTCTATCGCACTGATCGTACAAATTGAAGAAATGATTAATAAACTTAGCGACCAGCTCTTTCCTACCCTCGTTTCTCACGTAGTTAGCATAAATATGCGGCATGTTGGTTGTACTTATATAAACGCCGTCTAGTTGGATCAAATTAGGGCAATACTTCTTGGCGGACTCTATGTATTGCTTGGACTTCGAGTAGTTCTCGCATAGAGGATTCCCATCGAGCCATAGCTTGGCTATAGGCATATTTTTCAAGGGAGACAGGACCTCCATGCTATATAAATTGTTGTGCCTCAGATCCAGATTCTTTATGGAGGTCAGGCCAGAGGCTTCCATGGGAATTATATTGAACAGTTCGTTCTTTTGGAGATTCAGCCGCTCCACGGTCGCGATCGCGGTTTTTGTCAGTTTCATCACGTGGGTGAAGGTTCTCTGCTGGGTCAGGGGACAGTAGATCGCCTTCGACAATTCAGGATCCTTGTGGAACTGTTCTAAGTCTAGACTCTTTCTGCTAGGATCGTATTTCTTGGCCAGAGCAGCCAGCAGCAGGGGTTGCAGGTTGATTTTCAGCTCATGGATGGACGCGAATCCCAAAGTGACTATCAGGATCAAGGGATCCCCTTCAGGGTTCTTGATTATCAAGTTGGTCTTGCATAGTTTGTCCAGGGCGTGTGCGCAGTTCCTTGCCAAGAAGTACGTGTCCTCCCCGACTGCCTGATACCTGACAGGGACCAACTCCGCTGGCTCTATGGCGTTCAAAATTGCTTTCAGCACAGTCTCCTTATTGTACTGCGTACCCTTGAGGATTCTAATGCTGTGCCAGACATCGGATCTGCCCATTAACGTTCTCTCTTGGAACATGGACCCACCCATGCTGATCTTAATCGCTATGGACGAGTCCAGCTGCATGGTCGCGTATGGTAAATTTGTTCGttgcattttgaaaaatatttctatatcaAGGGATCACATACACCTGAAAGAGTAAGCACATTTATTTCTATTCGGTGTTAGGTTAGGTCGTACTCGCCCACGAAAAGAATAATTCACGATTGTCGGAGATAAGCTGAATGAATTACCTGTTACCGCGTTGCTTCCGAAAACGCATTCTTCAGCCCCACGATGGTTTTTGGAACATTGTTGTACAGATTCTTCGATCTACCTATTTACATCGCGACCATGTTGTTGATATTCGACAGTGACATCTGCCTTTTCGATTGTTCATTGATACTAGCCCCGATGATAAGGCGATTACTAGattcttttacatttttatatctTTTACATTTGCATAGGAGTAATGTTTGCAGAATTTTTGCAGAATTTTCGTTTCGAAAGTTGAAGCTCAAAATTTTGCAGAAACTGTTTTACCATTTCGGTGTCTCTCTTTACGTGTTCGACGTTCAAGTTCACATCTCGTCCGTCAGATGCCGCGAAGGTCTAAAACCGGTTTTAAAAAAAGGcgggaaaagaaaaagaagcgaACGAGGAGGATGGAATTGGACAGTACGCTTCCGAAAGTCCTAATGTTTCTAGCACCAGGTCCAGAAACCATGGACAGACTGGTAAACGATGTTAAAACGGGTTGTTGGACGCGAATGGCCTGTTTGGCGAGGCAGACTAAGCACGCATGAAAGCAACAATGAGAGGAGCGTTCAAAATGGTGGGATAGAAGGCCGAGACCGGTGATTTCGTCTTGTTTCGCAGGGTATATCGATGATGCGAGAGAGCCCCATCGGCGGCTAAGTGTGTGCGTCGGCACGTTGCGCCTTGGGCCATCCTCTTCCGCGTTTCACGTCGCCGGAAAAGGAAAAATCCTGGCGGACCGAACGATCTGCTAGTTATATAGCAGGATTTTTCTACCGATAGGAAAGAGAGAAGACACCCGTGGCCACAGCTGCGCGGCCACGGTAATGGCCAACACCATATGCGGTGACCCCTGAGAGACCAAAGCGATACAAGCTGCCACGTTAAGTGCGATTTAGACGATGGCAACGCGGAAAAATGCTAATGGAGACGCGAGACCCTTTACTTATTATCAGCAGTGTCTCAGGACcggagaaataaattcctcgCGTATTAGGGCCTACATGGGGCCTGATAAGAGTTCCAGCCTTGCAAAGGGATATGCAGGCTCCAATTTGTATTGTCTACAATTCTTGTTAATGTACcaacattttatgtatgaatctacaataaataaatataatgtaaTCAAATACCGAATCTGCGTTTgtatttattgaaccaccaatTTTTCCCGATCGACCGACTTATCctcgagttgcactactgattTGGATTTGCAGAAACAGTTTGGAAAACCAAAATTTTCggacgtctgacttgtcgttcagttccactactgaatttcgtgccacctctttcgatatcatgttctcctgatactttttcaattttctatattttcgaaaattttcggccgtctgacttgtcgttgacttgtactactgaatttcgaatacctccttcgacatcatgttctcctaatacaaaattcaattttcgagattttcgaacatcttcgccaattttcggccgtctgacttgtccttgacttgtactactgaatttcgaatacctccttcgacatcatgttctcctaatacaaaagtcgattttcgagattttcgaaaattttcaccaattttcggccgtctgacttgtccttgacttgtactactgaatttcgaatacctccttcgacatcatgttctcctaatactttttcaattttcgagattttcgaaaattttcgccaattttcggccgtctgacttgtcgttgacttgtactactgaatttcgtgccacctccttcgacatcatgttctcctaatacttttccgattttcgaaaattttcgccaattttcggccgtctgacttgtcgttgacttgtactactgaatttcgtgccacctccttcgacatcatgttctcctaatacttttccgattttcgaaaattttcgccaattttcggccgtctgacttgtcgttgacttgtactactgaatttcgtgccacctccttcgacatcatgttctcctaatacaaaagtcgatttttcgagattttcgaaaaatttcctcgaaaattgagaaagtattaggagaacatgatgtcgaaggaggtattcgaaattcagtagtacaagtcaacgacaagtcagacggccgaaaattggcgaaaattttcgaaaatctcgaaaatcgacttttgtattaggagaacatgatgtcgaaggaggtattcgtaattcagtagtacaagtcaacgacaagtcagacggccgaaaattggcgaaaattttcgaaaatctcgaaaattgaaaagtattaggagaacatgatgtcgaaggaggtattcgaaattcagtagtacaagtcaacgacaagtcagacggccgaaaattggcgaaaattttcgaaaatctcgaaaatcgacttttgtattaggagaacatgatgtcgaaggaggtattcgtaattcagtagtacaagtcaacgacaagtcagacggccgaaaattggcgaaaattttcgaaaatctcgaaaa
This window of the Lasioglossum baleicum chromosome 20, iyLasBale1, whole genome shotgun sequence genome carries:
- the LOC143218721 gene encoding nuclear RNA export factor 1, which gives rise to MQRTNLPYATMQLDSSIAIKISMGGSMFQERTLMGRSDVWHSIRILKGTQYNKETVLKAILNAIEPAELVPVRYQAVGEDTYFLARNCAHALDKLCKTNLIIKNPEGDPLILIVTLGFASIHELKINLQPLLLAALAKKYDPSRKSLDLEQFHKDPELSKAIYCPLTQQRTFTHVMKLTKTAIATVERLNLQKNELFNIIPMEASGLTSIKNLDLRHNNLYSMEVLSPLKNMPIAKLWLDGNPLCENYSKSKQYIESAKKYCPNLIQLDGVYISTTNMPHIYANYVRNEGRKELVAKFINHFFNLYDQCDRAVLRGLYHKNAFYSMSSGIPGAVAHKRNLTQFTACRNLTKAGDLNKKRQHLYYGQDNILGGLKRLPRCCHDRSSFTCDLFYDDGICFAISVSGLFKTMNNKPQVLSFNRTFVLLAGDDNEYNILNDQYFIELTVKEIPASSIEAKMSYDEFVPTCFSSSEKMELFNKFAEITMLNDEWCRTYIEEAKWDLKKAIGNFVKDYKSSAIPGEAFMR
- the Mrps22 gene encoding mitochondrial ribosomal protein S22, whose protein sequence is MMFTRTNLILETLYKRPAVICRSCSSVAKETEKREPEKYFFSFHVQDILKKLTRAETAKVFRSRRDGTPLRNPVFKFMTTEQLKEMEKKNERKMNLRLQMPPVVKVADESFNVVSKDPELEGLSTVKHVFTDISFGVSNKERLIVVRELDGTLRHAFTNERSRMNQVYFPTVGKELDTPRMFSDPHLASLLEREEYEFILDRACIQFEPNDPEYHRITKIVYEDVNSKRKYEPLRSTRHFGPLAFHLAWERKIDNLLIDVIHGERLDEAAALIKLYHIFYPTAVSAPSAPYEDEITVVRNYAKLDSTNRKDIDHALLVYEKLQAQKQEIESTILKAHGKTGVEVDNPDTPPQS